GCGATAAGTCCCGACCTAACAAGGCGGATACCGGTATCTCGAACGATTTTTTTGGCCTTATCTATTTCCATGTTCTTCTCCTATTCGGCAAGTGTAGGTGCTATACACCTTCGACTTTTTGGAAAACTCTTTCGAATCTTTTTAATGCATCGTCGATCACTGCATCCGTATCCGCAGCGCTTGTATACAAACGGCTTCCAGCGAGAGTAACGATACCTTCTGCCATGTAAGCTGCTCCCATCTCTTCCATCGCTTTTTTGCGAGTATGAGCTTCTTTGATCGTAGACTTGATCTTCCAGAATTTTTTGACATCGATCTCTAAAAGCATGGTTCCAACTGTTTCTAAATGGCAGATCGATCCTTGGTTGAATGCTACGAAAGGTAGATTATACTTCTTAATTAGTTTTTGTAAACCGGCAGTGATCCTATCTCCTGCTTTTCCTGCTTTTTCGCAGGCCTTTTGTTTTTCGATTTCAAGAAGAGTATAATAACCTGCGGCTGAACTAAGAGGGTTTGCTGCCATGGTTCCACCGATCAGAGCCTTTTTGACACCTGTTTGGAGTCCTGCGGAAAGATACTTCATGTATTCCTTCTTTCCGCCCAATCCACCTGCAGAAGGATAACCACCAGCAACCACTTTCCCGAATACGGTTAGATCAGGAGTAATACCATAATAACCTTGAGCGCCGCTTAGGCCGATACGAAATGCAGTAACAACTTCATCAAAAATTAGTAATGCTCCGTATTTGTCGCAAAGTGCCCTGACTCCTTTATTGAAATCCATATCTATCGGGCGAGTTCCGCTTTCTGGTCCTATCGGTTCCAGGATCACTGCGGCAGTACCGCCTCTCCAACGGTTTCTTTTTAAGGTTCTTTCTAATGCGTTTAGATCATTTGGATAGAATTCTTGAGTATATTTGAAAACATGTTTAGGAATTCCGTGAGACTCAAAATGTCTTGTGCCTGGAAGACGAAGTCCATAAGCAAGTTGGTCACTCCAACCGTGATATGCTCCGCCCATCTTTACGATATTTTTCTTTTTAGTAGCAAGCCTTGCGACGCGGATAGAAGCCATACAAGCTTCTGTTCCGGATCCTAACATACGGAACATTTGCACAGAAGGCATATGTTCTACGATCTTCTCCGCAAGTCGTAACTCATATTCATGGAATAAACCGGTCACAGGTCCTGTAGTTTCCAGAAGTTCTACAACCTTCTTACGAATATTAGAAGGATTACTTCCCAAAACTGTAGGACCTCCAGCTTGCAAAAAGTCTATGTATTTGTTCCCGTCCAGATCGTATAAATGGGCACCGGATGCCTTGGTGAAAACAAGAGGGAAGGGATAATTGAATGCGAGATTATGCTGCACTCCGCCTGGAATATACTCGGAGGCTTCCGCGATCATAGTCTTGGATTTAGAGCATTTCTTCTCAAAATATTCCTGAAGGTATTTCTCCATTTCATTTTTCTTAATGGAGCGAATTGGCTGGCGAATCAGGTCATGAAGTTGTTTATAAACCCCTTTTACGTCTGGGTATTGGGTAATTGCGAAGCCGGTAGACATATCTTTTTCCTTTTTTTACGGAATATAGGTTGACAGTGAGTGAATACTCACTCACTGTCAACTAGAAAATATAGAAAAGAAGCTTCCGGGAAAATTTTCCGTATTCCGGAGGTTAGGAACCGTTCAGGTAGTAAATATAGGAAGTACTGTGGCCGAATTTACCTCATCAAAATACAATAGAGATACTTTTGATAAGATCCCGGAAGAAAAAAGGACCAGGATACTTTCCGTTGCGATCGCAGAATTTGCAAACCGAGGTTTCAATAATGCGAACACTAATATTATCGCGAAGAAGGCCGGCATCAGCGTCGGGTCCTTATACAAATACTTTGATACAAAAGAAGATTTTTTTCTTACCGCCGTCGGTTACGGGATCCATCAGTTAGAAAAGACTTTAGAAGAAGTTCTAAGCGAAGAAAGTGATCTTTTCGGTAAGATAGAAAGAATATTAAGAATTATCCAAAAACATTCGAGAGAGAATAGAGATATCATTCGTTTATACAATGAGATCACTGCGGAAGGAAATTCTGAACTGATCCGAGGACTTTCCTCAGATATGGAAACTGTTTCTGCAAAAGTATATACGTCCTTATTGGCAGAAGCGAAAAAGTCCGGATCTGTAGGCAAAGATGTAGACGAGAAAATTTTTGCTTTCTGTATCGATAATCTTTTTATGATACTCCAATTCTCTTACGCTACAGAGTATTATCGCGAAAGAATGAAGGTCTATTTGGGAAAAGACATTGATAATGATGAGAAGGTCGTAAAAGGGATAATGTCTTTTATTCGCAGGGCGATAGAGAAGAAATGACCCTTCGCCATTTTATTGGCGTAAAAAATCCAATCTATACATTACTCCGAAATCCAAAGAGTTTGATTTGCTGACAGATGTAGCTCCTTTCCCGATTGCGGTCTGAAGTAGATCATTTAATAATGCGTCGCCTGGCGCCCTAGGTGTGGAAGAATCGAAAGCGTATCTGATCTCGTTCGAAGTCTGATCCAAATTGTATTTCCATTCATAAGCCGAGATGCCCGCCCAGAGGGAAAACACCGGCGTAATTCTATACACGAATTTATAGGATAACTGAAATCCTTTCGCGGACCATGCGGATTTTTGTGCAACTTCTCCATAAAAAGCGGAAGAGGAATCGGGAAAGACAGTCGCGTGTATTGTATTATCCTGATTTCCCTTTAGAGATAAGTAATATAGTTCGATCCTATTTTCGATCCTTTCTCCTGTCCTGATCGTAGATTTTAGACCTAAAGAAGGCCCCTTCATTTGTTCGAAGACCTGAAAGAAATAATTTCCATATAAATACAAGCCGGAAGAAGAGTATGCCTTTAAGCTGGTATTGGTATCGTCGGTATTTCCCCAAAATTGAAAATAGCCGACGCTTGGTCTCAGATCAAAACGAGAGTTCGTAAATGCAAGGTAGGATATATCAGCTTTTATTGTGGTTTGTTTTTCTGGAAAAGTTCCGTTAGTTGTATTGAACTCGTTTGCTGAATTAATTGTTAGAGTGTTCAGTGTAGTGTCCGAACGGAAATTACTGCCAGAGAAGGATCCAGAAAGTCTTCGATACGTGTAAGTTAGGCCGTAGTGGTTGGAAAGTCCTGCTTTGTAACTCGGCTTTTCTGTTATGGTCGGATTACTTGCTGTCAGCAGGTTTAGGGTATTTTGCATTCTAAGTAGAAATGTTTCCGAATCAGGTTTGTAATATCCGTATCCTATACCTCCGAAAATTTCTAAGTCGTGTCTTTTGGTTTGATCCAACTGAAAATTCGTTACATTTTTCTTAGGTGGCTCCTGCGGAGACGGTTCCACTATGGGAGGTTGCGGTTCTTGAGTTTTTTGTTTCAACTTGTCTTCGGAATCCTTTAACTCCTTTGTTGTGGGCTCTTTATAGCTTACCCTTTGGATCTCTATTTTATTTAATTGCCTAATTTTGCCGTCTGTAATTTTGATCTGAATGGAAGTCGCAGTCTGATGTATGACCTCTCCTCTTAAGATTTGTCCATTCTTCAAATAGATTGTCTGTTCTTCGCCAAAAACTGCGATTGATGACAGAAGAAAAGATAACAAAATAGTTCGTTTAATAAAAGAAAATCCCATCTACGTTAAATTTCGACAGTTAGAGAGATGTGTGCAATAAATTATTAAAATATTTGGATTAAATCATTCGCGGTTTTTGTCATGATACTAGTCTCGAATTCCGGATCACTATCCCTAATTTAACTCAAACCTCTTCATCATCCCAAATTCCAAAATCGCAGATCTACTTTCCGAATGGATCGTTTTACCTATGGCTTCCATTAACTTTTGTTGAATTAGATATGCACTCGGATTACTTAAATCCACTCCAATCAATCCGTCTTTGGATGAATAAATATATTGGAAATCGGAGTTCAGACTATATTTCCACTCATAAAATTGCAATCCAGCGTAAACCGAAATAGTAGGAGTAATCCTATAAACTAGCCGATAGAGAAGCTGGAAGCCGTTTGCATTCCAAGAGACATTCTGGCCTTGTCTATAAAGTGCTACCTGAGACAGATTCGCTGGTACGAGAAAAGATACAATACTTCCATCTTGGTTTCCAGATAAAGTTAGATTATGATATTCTAATCTATTTTCCCATCTCTCTCCCATTCTGATGGTTGCTTTTAGTCCGACTGTATAACCTTTAAGAGTTTCGTTGAACTTCATTACACCTTGAGAATATAGATATAAACCGCTATCGATATAGTAGGATGTGGATAGATTCGTATCTTGAGATTGTCCCCAGAAGTATTGGTAACCGATTGTGGGCCTTAGATCGAATCTTTCGTTTGTAAATGCGAGAAAGGACAATTCGTTTTTCAAAGAACTTTGTCTTTCCGGAAAACTCCCAGTGCTATGGATCATTCCGCTTGCGTAAGAATGACTATCATAGGTGCTTCTGTTGCCTAAATGCGATCCGGTGATCCCTCCGGACCATCTTCTCCAAGTATAAATTGCTCCATAAGTTTGGGATAATTCAGGAGAATGTGTAGGCTTATCGATTACAGTAGGAAGAGTTCCGGAAGCTAACCCAACTTTGTTTTGGATTTGTACAGGAAGCCCTTGAGTTTCCGGAGAATATCTTCCCGCTCCTAATCCGAAGTAAACCTCTAGATCATTTCGTTTTAGCTGATCTATATGGAAATTTACTGCGGGTTTCGGGACTTCTGCGATTTGAGGAGAAGGAGCTTGTTCTGCCTGGACTGGCTTTTTTTCTTCCTGAGGAAGTTTAGTGGGCTCATTGAAGCTAACTGTATTAATCTCAGATTTGTTTAATTGTAACGTTTTTCCTTCCGTAGTTTTGATCAATATACTGGTTGCAGTCTGCTGTAATATTTCCGCACGAATGACCTGACCATTTTTTAAATAGATGGTTTTCATTTCCGCAAACAAAGAAACCACCGGGATCATCAATGTAGCAAATGGTAGAAGGAACCGAACAAGATACAACTTCATTTGCGACGTATTCTATGTATTAAAAGGTTAAAGGCAATAATTTAATGTTCTTGATCAGGATCCGTAAATAAATTTCAATTACTGAGATAACTCGAATCTTTTCATTACTCCGAATTCTAAGGAGGAAGCTTTGCTTGTAGCAGGCACAGATTTAGCTACGGAATTTAATAGAAAATTTATAACCACTTCTTGGTCGATGGGGCTAGGGTTATTTATATTTCCTAAGCCGCTGAAAGATTGTTCAAATGATTTTACAGAATATTTCCATTCGAATGCTTGGATTCCTACCCAAAAAGAAAGAGTGGTTGTCCATTTATAGAATAGTTTATAAGAAAAATTGAATCCTTTCGCATCCCATTGTATACTTTGCCTCGTTACTCCATAATCGAAAAAATTCGGAGTATTGAACATGGCCGTATCACCGTTGCCATATTGAGCGCCAGAAAGAATTAGATAATGCAATTCTATTCTATGCTCCCATCTTTCCCCTTGTCTAACTGTAGTTTTTAATCCGATAGATGGACCTTTTAACTTTTCCAAAAAGTAATAATTGTTTTTAAAGAAAGAAGTAAGATCATTTCCATTATAGCCGGTCGAAATTGTATTAGTATCCTCTGTCTTCCCCCAAAACTGAGAATAACCAAAGCTAGGTCTTAGATCAATCCTTTGATTACTATAAGCGAGATAGGAAATATCGGCCTTTAATGAACTTTGTTTTTCCGGAAATGTTCCTGCAATCTCTTGCAGGCTTCCATTGTTAGAATATACTTTTAGTCTTGCAGAAGTTTCGCCGCTGAAATTATTTCCGCTTAATCCGAACGCGAATTTTTTCCAATAATAGATAAGCCCTAGACTGTAGGCAAGACTTCGTTTATAACTTGGATCGTCTACGTCGATTGGAAAGCCTGAGAGAGCGCTGAACTTTGCTCCTAATTGATTTGAATAGGATTCCGTAGGAGGGCGATATGTTCCGAGGCCCGCTCCGAAGAATACTTCTATATCTTTTCTTTTAATTTGGTCGATCGCGTATGGACTTGCAGCTTTATCTATTTCAGGTTCCGGCTTTTTAGTCGGTTCGGGAATAGGTGGAGGAGGTTCTTCTGCAACTGCAGTTTGTTGTTTTAATTTTTCTTCCGATTCTTTCTTTTCTTGGACGGTAGGTTCTCTGTAGCTAACTCTCTGTATCTCTTTCTTATTGAGTTGTTTGATCTTTCCATCGTCCATTTTGATTTGCATTGTGGTTGCAGTTTGTTGGATGACCTCCCCACGTAAGATCTGTCCGTTCCTCATATAGATTGTCTGCTGTTCAGCGAACAGTTCGACAATGGGGGAAGATAATAAAAGGATCAATAAGTAGATTCTTACGTTGGAACTTCCCATAACGTGGCTATTAGAACGAATACTTAATCGATCGGCAATAACTTATTAAACGGATCTAAATAAAAGATGTTTCTATTCGACAGTTCTTTGGATAGGAGAAGGTTTGAATGAGTCGGATAGATCTTTAAGGTTAGTCTACTGGAAAAAAATGCGCGCGATAAGGTCCATTTGATAACCGCCTATTTTATGAGATCTATATTCATTCTCCGACTATTGAACTTCTTTCTTCCTTTACTTTGTGGCATTTGCGGGAGAGAAGACTTCTTTTCCTTAAAAACGGGCATTTGCAAAAGATGCGCCTCTGCTGCTCGGACTTCTAAACCATTATACAGATGTAATGTATGCTCTTCTCCCCTAGTTGTACCGCTTGCAGTTTGTGGGTTTTGTGATTCCAGAAATGTATTCTTTACAAAAGTGTTTTGTTTACGGGATAGAAACGACCTTTTAGGAGATTTATTGAACAAGCTGAAATCCAATAACGAATATCCGGTTTCAATTTTTCTTTCACTCGGGATCAGAAGGACTTTGAGAGAATTGCGAACTTTAGGTCTGGACGCGTGTGTCCTTCTTCCTAGTTACTCTAAAAATAAAATTTTCCATCCGGATCTTAGACCATTCTCCCCAAGTAGCAGATTATATGAAGAAACAAAAAGAATATTAAAAATTCCTTTAATAGATCCATTGATAAAGACAAGTCAGGAAAGACAGGCAGGTAAAAGTTTTTCGGAAAGATTTTTTCACGCGTATTCTGCCTGGAAAATAAAACCGAATTGGGAGGACCGTTGTCCTTCTAAGATACTATTATTGGACGACGTTTTTACGACAGGCGCGAGTGTGAATGAAGCGAGTCGGATTTTAAAGAAGAATGGTGCAAAGTCAGTTTACATTCTAACCTATCTTAGAGTCTCAGATTAAACTTGACCAATCTACATATCCGTTTAGTATAGATGAAAGAAGATGGTCCGAAAAATTCTACATGTCGATATGGATGCGTTTTACGCTTCGGTAGAACAAAGGGATAATCCAAGTTATCGGGGCAAGCCTCTCATTGTAGGAGGTCCTCCTGATTCTAGAGGAGTGGTATGCGCTGCAAGTTATGAGGCAAGAAAATTCGGAGTTCGTTCTGCTATGCCCTGTTCTCAGGCGGCAAGGCTTTGTCCTTCCGGGATCTTTGTAACTCCTCGTTTCGAAGCGTATAGAAAAGTATCTTCTAAGATCAGACAGATCTTCTTAGAATACACAGATCTTGTGGAGATGCTTTCCTTGGACGAAGCATTTTTGGATGTAACTCAGAATAAGAAAAATATTCCATATGCAAGTCAGATTGCAAAAGAGATCAGAGAGAGAATTTACGAAGAGACTCAGTTAACCGCGTCCGCAGGAGTTTCTATTAATAAGTTTTTAGCCAAGATTGCAACAGACCAAAACAAACCAAACGGAATGACAATCGTTCGTCCGGAACAAGCCGAAAAATTTATAGAGTCCCTGGATGTTTCCGTATTTCCCGGGATCGGAAAAGTTACATTAAAGAAAATGCATGCACTTGGGATAAAAAAAGGAAAAGACCTAAAAGAAAAAAGCCTGGAGATGTTGGACCAAAACTTCGGCAAATCGGGTCGTTGGTTTTATGCGGTATGCAGAGGTTTGGACGATAGACCGGTAGAACCGTTTAGAGAAAGAAAATCTTTAGGAGCGGAATCTACTTTTGCTAAAGATCTAGAAAATGGCCCTGAGATATTTAGAGAACTTTCGGATATCGCGGAGGAATTGGAGAGAAGATTACTTCAAAAACCTTTCCCCGGAAAAACGATCACTCTTAAAGTAAAATTTTCTGACTTCACCCAAAAAACCAGAAGTATCACCGAAGATTATTCCTATCTGGACAAAAACGAATTGTACCGGATCGGATCCAAACTTTTAGAGGAATTCATATTAGAATCCGGTAAAGCGATATTTCCGATCCGTCTTTTGGGCTTAAGTCTTTCTCATCCGGAAAGCACTTCTAAAAATTCTCAAATCAGAATTGAAGAGCAAGAGGATCTATTTCCTTCTCTATTCTAAACTATTTAGAGGTATCTCCGTCTATCCCGGAAGGAACTAAGTTTGCGATTCCCTGCCGTAGATTTGCCCATTCTTGCCTGCATTTTTTATCAGAATCCTTTTCTTCATTATAGTGAATCATGGATCTCCCCGCTGCAAGTCCGGCTAGTTTAGAATTATCGAATACTTTCCATGCTATACTTAATATAAATAGACCGACGAAAGGAAGTGCTATCTTTAGAATTCCATGGTGTTTAGAATCCATAATGGAACCTAAAAATGTGCAAATGGAACCGATGCTGAACAAATACCAACCTATATAAAAATAATCTTCCGCGATCTCGGAAGCATTATTGATCATATATCTACAAAAAGATCCGTCCATCTCTACCAATTCTTTTTTTCCCGATGGTAGAAGGTTCTCTATAAACGGTTTTTCTAATCTGGATTTTCCCAAGTAAGGTTGGATCTCTAAGAATAGATTAATTCCCATATACAGCATTCCAATAATGAAGATTATGAAAAAAGGTCTGTATAAAAGTTTGGTCCTTTCCGTTGATCTATAAAGTTCTAATTCTGATTCAGGAACTCCCATCTTTTTGGAAATCCTATCTTTGTATTGTTGAAAGGCTAAGTTATCCATGAAAGGAATGTAATCGGTAGCAGGAAGAGAATCCTTTGTTTCTTTACTTTGGAGCCAGAGATTGACTTCGTTTAAGGCTTTAGTTTTAGAAAACTTGAAGTAGGGGAAGATAAGGCGGATCAGAAACATATTATTTTCCTAATGTATAAAATCGTCAGATGGATTGGCTGGTCAGATTAGAAAGTCTTTAGGTTATATGCAAGGCGATTTTTGGGGTGTGGAAGTCGGAAAGGTTAAAACTTCTCTAAAATAGATAAAATTTCTTTCCCGTATTGTCTAACTTTGGCTTCTCCCATACCTTTAATCGCCATAAGGTCTTCCAGGCTTTCCGGTCTTTGAGAGACGATCCTGACAAGTACAGGATTTTGGAGCACCATAAACTTCTTCCATTTATTACGTCTCGCGATCCTGTCTCTGAAGTTTTTGAGTTCGTTCAGAATAAGTTTGTCCCCGCTAAGCGGTATTTTTTTGCGAGGTTTTTCAGTATCATCGAAAGATGTTTTAGGTTTTCCGAATGAAGTCAGATAAATTTTGGGATATTTATCCCCTTTAACGGAAAGCTTCTTTGTCTTCTGCCAATCTTCCAAAAGTTTAAGAATGGATTCTTCGGGAATATGTTTTAAAGAAGAATAATATTCGGACTTATCTAACCTTCTCCGAAGTATATCCTTGGATTTTGCACCTCTCAATGTACCTGCGATGATCTTTTTGCCGAATTTTGCGGGATATTCAGATATCAATCCTTCTACCGATTTGATCTCATCAGGATTGAAAATGTGAGATTCCTTTTCCTTCTTCTTTTCCGCCTTTAATCTTTCTCTCTCAGTATAAGCAAGTCTTGCGGAATGAGAGGATGCCGAGTCTGCACAAGTATCACAAGATCCGCAATTGGAAATTTGTTCTCCGAAATAATCACATAAGATCTTTTGTCTGCAGTCAGAAGAACTTACGTAAGATTTTACATGAGAGAGTAGGGTTTCTCCTCCCTTATAATTTGCTTCCTTTGATAAAAGAAAACTTTGGACGCTTAAGTCGCCGGGTAAGAAGAATAACACACAATCCGAATTTTTACCGTCTCTCCCTGCTCTTCCCGCCTCCTGATAATAACTTTCCAAAGAAGAAGGCACTTGATAGTGGAGAACTAATCGTACATTCGGACTGTCCAATCCCATTCCGAATGCATTTGTGGCAACGAGTATATTCGTTTTTCCGGATGTATATCCTTCTTGCGTTTTTTCTCTGCTGGAATCCGTTCTTCCTGCGTGGTACTTGCCCACTTTATATCCTGATTTGCGGAGAAGTTCGTAAATTTCGTCCACTTTTGCGCGAGTGGAGCAGTATATGATCACCTTGCCTGAAACTGATTTCTGAAAGTTACCTTTTTCTAATATTTCTAAAAGTAGATTTTCCTTTTCTCTTTCCGAGTCAGGGTATACTACGGAGAATTTCAAATTCTCTCTGGCATAGGTGCCTTGCACATGCAAAGGGAGCTTTAATCCCAAACTATCCGAAATATCCTTTTTGACTCTGTCGGTTGCCGTAGCAGTCAGAGCTACCCAAGGAGTCCCTTCTTGTAAATAAGAACGTAACGTATGAAGTTTTCTGTATTCAGGGCGAAAATCGTGCCCCCATTGTGAAACACAATGGGCCTCATCCACAGCCATCAAACTCACTGGAAGTTTTGGAAGTAAATTTAAGAAAGAGCGAGAGACTGCTCGTTCAGGAGAAATATATAATATTCTAATCTTTCCTGTTGCTGCGGAAGATAAAACCCTTACTTGTTCGAGATCGTCCTGAGTAGAATTGCAATAAGCAGCTTGGATCCCTCTTGCTTTTAATCCATCGACTTGGTCTTTCATAAGCGCGATCAATGGAGAGATTACGATCGTAAGAGAACTTGCCTCTGCAAAGGAAGGTAGTTGGTAGATAAGTGATTTTCCGCCGCCGGTAGGAAGAATTGCTAGTACATCCCTTCTTTCCAATAATGCTTGGATTGCTTCCCATTGGCCTTGCCTGAATTGAGAAAATCCGAAATGGGTATGTAGGATCTTTTTCCAATCCTCTATCGAAGACGAGGCTGTTCCAGTGTTTGCAGACAAGTTGAAACTACTTCCTTATTCTTGATTTCGGATCTTGCGGTAAAGAAATCTTGAGGGATGTAGAGAAGAGTACAAGCTATTTTCGATAGATAAAGGTTCGTTTAAAAGAATCTCCGCCAAAATTTCCCCTCCCAATAGGGAAGTTAAAACTCCCCTGGATCCCAAACCGCCGAACACAAACAGGTTTTTTTGCGGTTCTAAAAAAGGGAATTCTTTCTTTCGATTTTTATGTAAACCCATACCGGAGTATATTTTTCGAAAAGGTCCTGGAGAATGGACCGGACCAACGATCGGGAATCGATCCGGTGTTTGGGATCGGATCCCGACGAAGTCGGAGCGAACTTTAATCTGTTTCCAGTTTAAGCCCAGGTATGTCCTTTGAGAATATTCTAAAATTTCTTCCCTATCCTTGGGACTTGCATTCGGGTTTAAATCGAATTCATCAAATGTGGAACCATTTACTCGGATCCCATTTTTAGAAGGAGTGAGATATTTATCTCCGACTCGGATCGGATCTTTTTCTGACTCTATATTCGGATCTTCTAATATTTCTAATTGTCCCCTCACCGATCTAGGTGAGAACGGCGACTCTTTCCATAAACCTTGTAGTAAATTTTCGATCCCGAAAGAATTTGCTAAGATCAAAACTTCCGTTTTATTTAAAATTTCGTTGTTCTCTGAAAATAATGTCCATTCTTCTTTTTCAAATGCGATGGAGCTTGCTTTTCCTTGTTTGAGAAGAATGTTCGGATGATCTAAAAGTTTTTCGACGAGAAGCGGAGTGTCCGTCCAAAATCCGGAAGGATAAAAGATGCCTTTCGCATTATCAGGATAACTTTCTCCGAGTTCCGGTTTTAGTTCTGCCAAATCACTGGATAAGGAATGTGCCTTAATACCTTCTTCTAGTCTTGCCCAGGGAAGATCTTCTCCTGAAAGTTGTAACGTCCCGGAGATTTGGTAAGAATCTTTTGAAAGTAGATCGGAATAACGGCGGATAGAATTTCCGAGACAACGTAAGGTCCATAAACTGGTTGGAGTTCCTACTTTTGTAATATGAGGATGGGAAACCGCCATCGGAACGGAAGATGCGCGTAACGCGTTATGGTCGTCCCAAACCTCTACATGAATTCCTCTCCATGCAAGCGCTCTTGCAATACCTGCGCCCGCGAGTCCTGCTCCCAATACGGATACTTTCTCGGGAACTTTATCGGAGTGTGTTCTTCTTAAGAATGGGATCGGATTTAAGTCCTGTTCAGGCTCGGATTCATAAACTCCGATGAGCATTTCCCTTTTTCTTCCAAAGCCCGGGATTTTGGACAGGGTGAAGCCTGCCTCGCTCAAACGATCTTTGACGGATCTTGCCACAGTGAAAGTGGCAAAGCTTGCGTTCTGATCCGAAAGTCTTTTGAGCTGGAGTGAAATATTTTCTCCCCAGAGTTCCGGATTTTTAGAAGGAGCAAATCCATCTAAAAAGAAAGCGTCGAACTTTCCGGAAACCTCCGGAAGAAGCTGGATTGCATCTCCTATCCATAGATCCAAGATCAAATTTTCTTTTTCGAATAAGAAAGTATTACACCCTGGGACAAGTAGTTTATATTTCTCTAAAAATAATTCTAGTAGTTCGGAAAGTTCAGGAAAAGCGGAAATTGCTTTTCGAATATCATCTCTTTCTAATGGATATTTTTCAAAAGAAGTAAATCGCAGGACGCGAAAGCCTGATTTACTTTTGCAATCTCTCCAGAGCTGCCAGGAGGCGAAAAAATTTAGACCGGTCCCAAATCCTAATTCTAAAATGGAAAATACATGGCGCGCTCCAGAAGAAGATAATCTTTCTTCTAATCTGTTTCCTTTTAAGAAAACATGTTTGGTTTCTTCCAGCCCGTTTTCCGGAGAAAAATAAATATCGTCGAATTCTCTGGAAACTGGCGTGCCGTTTTCTTTCCAATCTATCATCCGGGATTTTCCGAGTTTGATTTGGTATCTTCTTTAGGAGGAAGACCGGCG
This window of the Leptospira hartskeerlii genome carries:
- a CDS encoding OprO/OprP family phosphate-selective porin; this encodes MLSFLLSSIAVFGEEQTIYLKNGQILRGEVIHQTATSIQIKITDGKIRQLNKIEIQRVSYKEPTTKELKDSEDKLKQKTQEPQPPIVEPSPQEPPKKNVTNFQLDQTKRHDLEIFGGIGYGYYKPDSETFLLRMQNTLNLLTASNPTITEKPSYKAGLSNHYGLTYTYRRLSGSFSGSNFRSDTTLNTLTINSANEFNTTNGTFPEKQTTIKADISYLAFTNSRFDLRPSVGYFQFWGNTDDTNTSLKAYSSSGLYLYGNYFFQVFEQMKGPSLGLKSTIRTGERIENRIELYYLSLKGNQDNTIHATVFPDSSSAFYGEVAQKSAWSAKGFQLSYKFVYRITPVFSLWAGISAYEWKYNLDQTSNEIRYAFDSSTPRAPGDALLNDLLQTAIGKGATSVSKSNSLDFGVMYRLDFLRQ
- a CDS encoding TetR/AcrR family transcriptional regulator, with the translated sequence MAEFTSSKYNRDTFDKIPEEKRTRILSVAIAEFANRGFNNANTNIIAKKAGISVGSLYKYFDTKEDFFLTAVGYGIHQLEKTLEEVLSEESDLFGKIERILRIIQKHSRENRDIIRLYNEITAEGNSELIRGLSSDMETVSAKVYTSLLAEAKKSGSVGKDVDEKIFAFCIDNLFMILQFSYATEYYRERMKVYLGKDIDNDEKVVKGIMSFIRRAIEKK
- a CDS encoding ComF family protein, with the translated sequence MNKLKSNNEYPVSIFLSLGIRRTLRELRTLGLDACVLLPSYSKNKIFHPDLRPFSPSSRLYEETKRILKIPLIDPLIKTSQERQAGKSFSERFFHAYSAWKIKPNWEDRCPSKILLLDDVFTTGASVNEASRILKKNGAKSVYILTYLRVSD
- a CDS encoding LA_0442/LA_0875 N-terminal domain-containing protein; this translates as MKLYLVRFLLPFATLMIPVVSLFAEMKTIYLKNGQVIRAEILQQTATSILIKTTEGKTLQLNKSEINTVSFNEPTKLPQEEKKPVQAEQAPSPQIAEVPKPAVNFHIDQLKRNDLEVYFGLGAGRYSPETQGLPVQIQNKVGLASGTLPTVIDKPTHSPELSQTYGAIYTWRRWSGGITGSHLGNRSTYDSHSYASGMIHSTGSFPERQSSLKNELSFLAFTNERFDLRPTIGYQYFWGQSQDTNLSTSYYIDSGLYLYSQGVMKFNETLKGYTVGLKATIRMGERWENRLEYHNLTLSGNQDGSIVSFLVPANLSQVALYRQGQNVSWNANGFQLLYRLVYRITPTISVYAGLQFYEWKYSLNSDFQYIYSSKDGLIGVDLSNPSAYLIQQKLMEAIGKTIHSESRSAILEFGMMKRFELN
- a CDS encoding LA_0442/LA_0875 N-terminal domain-containing protein, which produces MILLLSSPIVELFAEQQTIYMRNGQILRGEVIQQTATTMQIKMDDGKIKQLNKKEIQRVSYREPTVQEKKESEEKLKQQTAVAEEPPPPIPEPTKKPEPEIDKAASPYAIDQIKRKDIEVFFGAGLGTYRPPTESYSNQLGAKFSALSGFPIDVDDPSYKRSLAYSLGLIYYWKKFAFGLSGNNFSGETSARLKVYSNNGSLQEIAGTFPEKQSSLKADISYLAYSNQRIDLRPSFGYSQFWGKTEDTNTISTGYNGNDLTSFFKNNYYFLEKLKGPSIGLKTTVRQGERWEHRIELHYLILSGAQYGNGDTAMFNTPNFFDYGVTRQSIQWDAKGFNFSYKLFYKWTTTLSFWVGIQAFEWKYSVKSFEQSFSGLGNINNPSPIDQEVVINFLLNSVAKSVPATSKASSLEFGVMKRFELSQ
- a CDS encoding aspartate aminotransferase family protein, which gives rise to MSTGFAITQYPDVKGVYKQLHDLIRQPIRSIKKNEMEKYLQEYFEKKCSKSKTMIAEASEYIPGGVQHNLAFNYPFPLVFTKASGAHLYDLDGNKYIDFLQAGGPTVLGSNPSNIRKKVVELLETTGPVTGLFHEYELRLAEKIVEHMPSVQMFRMLGSGTEACMASIRVARLATKKKNIVKMGGAYHGWSDQLAYGLRLPGTRHFESHGIPKHVFKYTQEFYPNDLNALERTLKRNRWRGGTAAVILEPIGPESGTRPIDMDFNKGVRALCDKYGALLIFDEVVTAFRIGLSGAQGYYGITPDLTVFGKVVAGGYPSAGGLGGKKEYMKYLSAGLQTGVKKALIGGTMAANPLSSAAGYYTLLEIEKQKACEKAGKAGDRITAGLQKLIKKYNLPFVAFNQGSICHLETVGTMLLEIDVKKFWKIKSTIKEAHTRKKAMEEMGAAYMAEGIVTLAGSRLYTSAADTDAVIDDALKRFERVFQKVEGV